The nucleotide sequence ctcggtagtcggTATATAATTCGTTCAGGATGTGTTTGACCAGCGAATTGCTAGaatactaaaacaaaaataatttattttttcaactggACAATTGTTCTCACTGTTTACCTTTTCTCATTCCCTCTATCACTACTTAAACACTGTCCAGTCCAATCAAGCTTTTATAGAAAATGGAAGGAAAAAACAAATAGATTGAAATATCATCATTGAAGttcttgttgaaattttaaGTAATGGAACCGGGAATAAATTACCTGATCAAAGTGCCGATAACATACAAAAACGACAATCTTTTTATTGCATTCTAGACCTTTAATAAAAGCTAATTTTACAGTACATTCCCAAAACCAAGACTCCAGAAATTGTAGCTTATTTAATTCTTTAGTCACTCAGaagatttttcaattcaaaacaCATGAACCTATAAATTGAAGTAGTTTTCTTGACTTGGGTAATATAAACATTCTCTAATAACGCTTGCCCATGGTCAGTGGGGAACgatttttgattatttcaagTTGAGAAAAAACAAATGATCCCTACGAGAAGTATACCTGAGTAAGTTGATCAAAAACACTGTTCCATTTTGGATATGGAAACTTTCCAGTAGCTAGTTCAATCATTGTGATGCCAAGACTCCACACATCGGACCGAACATCGTAACCTACAATATTGCagaaatataaacatatatatgaaACATGGATGCAATGATGTTTTAGAATGACCCTGCAAAATCACTCTGCAAGTTTCACTATGGTTTCAGAAAAAACATTATCCTCCGCTATACATATACAAATGCTgtgaataattttcaaatgatcATCCTCTACACCAAAATTGGGGTAGCACACTAATTGTACGTTATGTATCAAGAATAGGTAACTCGCCCTACCGTACTGGGCAGATTCCAGAAATACTATAATTCCTGCAATAGCACAAATTTCTTTCTGCATAGATTGTCACAAAGTAGTCTTCTCCATAAGacaaatatttccaaataatttcCATTTAAAACACTAAAAGGATACTATTGAAAAGGATATAATCAATTTACAAGGAACAGAATTTTTTCCGAGACTAATCTAGTCTACCTACCATCTCTTGATTGATTTGTATCAATACGTTCTGGTGCCATATAGGGTTTACAACCAGCATCTTGAGTCCTCGCAATTGAATTAACCAGCTGTCCGCTAATTCCAAAATCACACAATTTAATATTTCCAAATCTATCGATTAATATGTTGGAAGGTTTAACATCCCTGTGTATTATTTGAAGAGTTTCCTGAAAAAAGAAggaaatattatcaaaaatgataaaattcttGTGTTTAATAACATTTTCTATACAGAAAAGGCTCTAAGCTTTTCTAGCTTCAGTATTGCCTGCACAATTTTTACTACTCCTTGAGTGAGGCAATAAGCAAGAAGCAATACTTGGAACCTGACATCTTTCAATCAGCTTAGTTGTATCCAACTCAATAAACACTATGACATCACTCACAAGGATGATTTCAAAACGGatgatttcaaaaaaatattcacactAAAAAACTGATATAGTAATTATATAAAGATATCAAATAAACCAATTATATTAGAAACAATGAAACATCAGAAGTAAtgctaataaaaattaaacgtgacatgaattcaaaatatcagtgggaaattaaaataatgtaCCCTTTATTCAATCAACATAAATGGAcataaatttaataactttTTAGACTGttcaaatgaattttttcaaaccatgctaaataatcaaaaaatatagaaaaaagtcCAACTCAGTTATTGACATTATTAATAACATTCAAAATAACATCATGCCATAAACGTATGATGTATGATATTGCTTTGTCAATCGAGTAATAAAATgcaatatgaaatacaataaaagAAAAGTGGAATGACAGAAAACCCCTTTTTAGTCGATGAGATATTAGGGTTTGTCTGGTGGAATGAGTCATATAAGTTTCCATGAATGTTCTAACAAAGCAATCTATTGTATCTTCACAACATATCAGGCATGCAATTGTGGCAAAGATTTAAAAAACAGACAGTTGTATGTCTGTATGGAAATAATTACCGGtaataaaagttattttaaagtgatatattgaaatttatattttaaaataatagataTTGTAATAGATACAATAATAGATAttgtataaaataatgaatacaaaaaattttatcCTTATAAATTTATAATGCAGTTTATGCAGTTAGTAGGGGTATACGTGACTCATCTTCAAGTATAATAGGTGTGGGTatataatctaaattaataaagcaaccCCAATTTAAACATAAAGCGATATACATGTGAGTGGTAAACTTGATTGTGATATTTACTTGCTACTCTTTTACCCCAATagttaaatattgaaatatggaCTAGCACGTCATTGCAGAAACTAAAAAACTGGAAATGACATGACTGTTTATGAAAACCCAATTACCATTGCAAAAGTTTAGATCAGGGATCAGCAGACTGCTGCCCATGTGCCGCATGTGGCCCACCAAATGATTTTGTGCAGTCCCCTGCTTTTGTGAAAAGTTGTGAAATTATTCTTTTTATGGACATTGACATGTAATGAATCCAACCAGTGATTTAAAATTGCAATAACAATAAGCAATTCACGACATATAGCTGCAAATTATAAATAATGAAGAGAGATTAGCATTGCAAATGCCTTCAAGTTCTGTGATTGACAAGGTAATATCTCACATACGCTTCAAGTGCAGCTGTTATTTTACTCAATGCAATAATGAAAGTCAACACTGAACACAAAAGATTAGAGTGAGGAATGTGAACTATTGAAAACATTCCAAGTACATAACCGCACAAAACAATGTAAGATGATTACTTTGTAGAGTAAACacaaaaactgaaaacacaTTTGGCCCTAGGTGAGTTAAAACCTAGTAATCTAAACAAGCAATCAGTGGGTGTTTCTTATTGAAGCATTCTGAATTAAAACACATAGTATGCCCTACGAACGAAAAAGTAATACAGTATATAGGGAGAAAAACAActgattcaaatttaaaatcctTCCAAAGGAATAGTTTGTTTTCGAATATACTACGACTATATACCTTAAGCAATGACAGATTGACATAATCAaacgtaaaaataaaaattgaacaaaacttTGATGATCGAGATTTTCTAAAACAACTTTTTCAGGCATTTTAACTCTAAACTAAAATTGTCTTTAAGAgacaatattttagaatatatttgatttaaatttgacAACACCTATTGATTGTTATGTTACACATACACAGGTGTCAAGTTAATTCGagtttatttcttttttaaccAGTATGAAAAAACTACACACAAATTAAGAGGTGAAAACACAGTTTTACTAAGGAAGGGAAACTGTATATCTAATCAAAAAGATAATCAGTGAAGACTTTATTATATCATGAAGAGAATTATCAAGTGCTGATTAACGAGCTACATTCCCCAAAAATCAACCGAATCTGGAtctttgtatattttttgatgagctgatttttaaaatatttcaatatgtgGAAAAGCTAAAGTAATTATTCTTCATTCTTTTTATGTATCAGATATCTCCTTCCAATCTTTACAGAACTATATGTCACACTTAGATATTTTCCTAGTGCtgataatataacaaaaattatcTGTTTAAAAATACCTATTTTACCTTTAAGTAATTCAGGGCTTCAACAGTTGCCACGGCAATTTTCCCCAAAATTTCTTCAGGAATAACACTATTTAATCTTTTATAAACAAATCGATAAAATTTGTCGAGAGAGGTAGACATCAACTCCATGCATATCCAACAATCTCCTTCCCAAAATAATGCGCCATAAAATTGAACTATGTAGGGACAATCATTGCTTCTCATAACCTGGAAGAGAAGTggaatttttattgaatgattAGAATACGGGGTCTGGGTTAAATAGATCTATGGAGTCATGTTCTTCTTTAATGAACAGAATATTGTTATagacaataaaatttttaatcaatATGAGACCTTATAATAAGTgatgagaatataaatttagcTGGACTTTTTACAAACAATGTCACATAAGTATGCGACAGTCAATTCAGAATGGACAATACTTTAAATGTGATATTATGTCACGATGTCAAAATTGAAACATTTCAAGCTAGGTCATGGGATGGCGTTGATACTTAGAAACCAATATATTTTCCAAgtgtttcaatttgaaatgagAGTCTTTATCAAGGGAGGGCAAATCACGACCCGCGGACCAGATCCGGCCcatcgaagtgtttcatccgggcCACTTATCTCTTCTGAAAATATGACTATAGATTTTACGAATATAAATTTCCATGGgaattatcaataaaaataacacatgGTTGGCtaaaataaatactgtaactccCTGCGTATTATCCGCACCCGAACATGTGCTGTGCAGAATGAGTCACTCACCCATCCGAAATTTAAGCCTACAAATTATGTTTCTAGGGCTTTTTTTGTGCGGCCGTGGATGCTGCAACACACTTTTTTCCTTCTGCCCATACATCAATTTATGTGAAGCATGCAGGTAGGCAATTGTTATCATCGACATtagttatttgtaaataatttttttcattcatggTTTAGGTTCAGCCCAGTAACCAAGACTTTTATTTGTAAGTGGCCCACTTAGGGAAGTAATTGCCCACGCCCGGTCTAGATTAATGATATGATTGACATTTACCATCATTTTCAGGAATTAAACAAAGTGATGCGTAAAACTTCAATTTCTCAAAACATTCATCTTTCAAGTAAACTATTTCGATTCACTCCTGAAATcatgaatcaaaaatttctaaTACAATCAATTTCTAAATGACCCGAATAATCTATTCATTTCGGAAACTCTTATATAAACGACTACATCAACCACTCCAAAGACGACACTGACCACATCCAAATCCATGAGAAGCTGTCTTTGTTCTTTCTCCTCCACAGTGGATCGGATTCGTTTCACAGCCATCTGTTTACCGCTATCGTTGTGTCTCATACGATTTACAGTGCCAAAAGCACCACGGCCTATTTCTCCTTCATCCGTCAAATCTTTCGAAGTAAAATCATACACCTGCAAAAGTAGGAAAATAATTCTCAGTTCTAAGACAATGGAAAATTCATAACACATTTATCAAATTCATCACATACTTCTCACTATTGGAAATGAATTATCTGTAGACTGTATTTAAAGCTGCAATTGCACCACAAACTAAATACTTCATATCGAATTTATACCATACTAGTACATATTGTGTAGAGCCTCGATTTACTGAAGCAGATTCATTTAGGAGTTTAGATGGTTAAACAAGAGCCATATTGTGACTACTTGTTTGGTTTTATCAACAGTTGAGTACTTGAGTAAAACGAAAATGATCAGCTTCTCAGATTTCATCGTCCaaacaataataatttgaatgcCATATTGCAAAAACTTCTATTTCTAAAAAAACTGTGGTATATCATGAACAATATTCATTTTGCATGTCCCGAGTGATATCAGGATATAGAACATTTTGATCAGTTGACATTTTTCCGGGATCTGGAAATAAATCTATGAGATATGTAACAGTGCTGTTCATCACCTGTGAAGGTCCTATGATGAGTTTTCCGATGCTCGATAAATTTTCTGGAGTTAAAATTGGTTGAACTGGTGGTCTTACAATGGGTACTGGAAAATTAGGAGTTATCCTAGCTTGTCCTGGTGATACACCTGCATTTCCAGGCGGCAAAGAAAATCTCAAATTTAGACTTGGTCTTCCTCTTCCACCAGATTTGTTCAATGGCAGATTCATTACTACGACACCGTCAGTCAGACAGTCCCAATTCTAGAATTCAGATGTATCAAAGCTACATTGGTTGTTATTAAACTgcgaaaagaataaaaaaaataagaagaGTAGGCTAGGTTCGAGATAGATTATAGACTGTATAAAAGTTAAAAAGTTTTAATTCTGAAATGAACCACTCTTCTGCAAGCATCCTTTACCCAagattttgtttgctctcctgatccTGTAATTCATCCTGTATTCTAATAAAGGATGAGGCCTATTTAAGTTTAAAAAGTGCAGGCATAATTTGCAGACCGAACagaaatgtgatgtgaaatttttatgattaaaaaaaatccgTATGGCGCGGTATGACTGAATGATAGACGAGTTTCTGCGTTCAGTTAAAATCGACCCCGCTCCTGCACTCCATTTTCAAATAGTCTGGTATCGTACGGTACGGGACCGGTATGTCGTATGTGACGTACCGTATGTCCCATTCCTTATATCGCTAAGAAAATTAACAAGCGACCCAGTTTTGTATCGCGACCCATAGGTTGAAAAACACAGCCCTAGGCGTTATTTCAACTGCCTTTGAAGCTAAACGCAAAACAGAAAAATCCTTCACATCCCAACACTGCAATATCAAACCGGCTACTAACAGACACAGCACACAGGTCCACTAGTCTGTCTGTAGGTGCAATTTGGAAAATCAGAAATTACTTACGCTTTGCGCCTCTAGCGTTAATCAGGCTTCATAGAGAAGCACGGGGATTTTATTTGCTCTTTGTGactttaaatttcaataaagcGACATAAGCATGTATGAATAAGGAGAGATATATGGTCCAAATCGTTAATAGGCCAATTATCTGTTGCAGATGCACGGAAAAGGCTGAATCGAAAAAGGTTTCAGATTCACCCAACGAGTATAAACTCGTCATTTGGGAGTGTtctgacaaaaataaaattgtatacaTATTAGTATTTAGAAGTTGCTTGCAGTCGCTTACTCGCTTGTAGTCGGGTTTGTAAAACACACGAGAAAGAAGTCGAGAAAACGATGTCTAACGAAATAGTCTTAAACCTGGCAACGGAACTTTATTACACACGTAAGGGATCTATGGACTGTTTTGCTAAATGCTTTCGTTGTTCTTGTTAAAGTGATTGCTGCTGGAGAAAATCGATTTTCTCGGCAATTAATAAACAATCGgcaattaaaaattgttttgaaagaaTTCGTCGGAGAgctaatacttttttttttttaattttttatggcTGTATGGGGTGTGACAAAAATTCAagattttgctgttttattttacttCAAGGCAATACTCAAAcattttaggataggataggatcccgggggagaggaaatccgataagacggcttatccatatggcgaaccacggcctgtcgtccggttaccattccaagtcgggtatgggattagttatatatattgtttgtttcggaagcatggactttaaTCCGTCACGCTTATCCGTCAATCTCTTCAGCAAACTCGTTGCTCTCTCAATATAACTTTTCAGGgggaaaatatattttggttgttgTTTGTATAGGTGTTGAGAAAAAAGTTTTCTCTGTCGTTTCACGACGAACACATTGGCAGCGCATTGACTGCACAATCCCCTAAgtcaggcctgcacaacatacggcccgcgggccgcatgcggccctcTAGATACTTCTGTAAAGccgcattgttatgcaagcgcgccgctaccccgatcatattcgaaattgtgaaatttatgttttgcactagtttcaataaatatcgaactttgtgtgaaaCTGGTGTGCCCTTCGTGACCCCTAATATTCGTTTCTAGACCcctcgcccccccccccctcccccctagtttgggaaacccggatttagatatctcagtattgagtattcagactgaatcacgcacaaaacaatatcggtatacaatctcacacccattagtgcatatAAGCAACCTACTCGCACAAAAGATATTGCTATTTactataaaatttcaaataaattggagcagattttgtagaaaaatgtaatttaacagtcaaaaaactgCAACAGAGAAAGATCTATTGCTACTAAAGGGATTGTTTGCCTAAcctacaatggaaatatccaataatgGTAGATATGAAGCGAACTAACTTCTTTCTAACAAGAAAAAGACTTTCAATTATGTTGATGTTTAATCCATAACAAAGCAATGTTAACGACAAGCGAACAGAAAACAGAATGACAAGTTATCGTAAGAAAAGCACGTAAGTAATCATGCGtgacaaaaacataaacaaaacaattgtgactcataacggctattattagttaagtggtTCGCCACACTACCCCCCCAGACGGAATGAGTTATAAAAATCTAGTGGGTTTACGAGTTTTTCTACCAAATTTGGTTCTGTAATCATAACCGGTTGTAGGTTCGGATGAACGATCGTCTGTAGAACGCTGATTGTTCGTTGTTGTTTTAGGGATTGGAGGACGTCCTCTTGGTTTAGGAATGGATACAGAAACAGGATGGTCGAGATCAAGATGAGCTGGCTTTAACCTGTCAACAGAAATAGTTTCGCTTCGGTTTCCAATCTGTACTTTGAAAGTTTTATTCCCATGTTGCAAAACTTCGAATGGTCCTTCATAAGGTCTTTGTAAAGGAGATCGGTGTGCGTCACGACGAATAAACACGAACTTGGCTCGATTGAGTGCGGCTGGCATTCTTGCTCTGAAAGGACCATGGTGCGACGTAGGAATTGGAGCCAATGATCCTACTCTTTCTCTGAGAAGCCGAAGATTTGTGGTCGGGCAGCTATTGTCTTTAGAGTCTGATATGAAATCACCGGGGACAGTGAGGGGAGCGCCATAAACAAGCTCAGCTGACGATGCCGTAAGATCTTCTTTCGGAGCTGTGCGGATTCCCAATAAAACCCATGGAAGCACGTCCAACCAGTTTGAATCATTGAGTCGTGCCTTAATGGCAGATTTCATTGTTCGATGAAAACGTTCTACCAAACCATTTGCCTGTGGGTGGTAGGCTGTAGTGTGATGAATTTTTGTTCCCAATAATTCGGCAACAGCAGACCAAAGGCCTGAAATGAACTGTGATCCTCGGTCAGAAGAAATGTGAAGTGGAACACCAAAACGGGCAACCCAATTTGACAGGAAAGCTCGGGCACAAGACATAGTTGATATGTCTTTGAGGGGAATGGCTTCTGGCCACCTTGTGAAACGATCTACTATTGTAAGAAGGTAATTGTATCCTTGTGATGGTGGTAAAGGACCAACTAAGTCAATGTTGATATGGTCAAAACGTTTGTCTGGCATTTTGAAATCTTCTAAAGGGGCCCGTATATGACGATTTATTTTAGACTTTTGGCATTCCAGGCATGTTTTGGCCCATTGTCCAATTTGTTTGGAAAGACCATGCCACACAAATTTTTGTGAGATCAGTTTGCGAGTGGTACGTATGCCTGGATGCGAGAGCCCGTGAACCGCATCAAAAATTTTTCTGCGCCAGCTGGCAGGCACTATAGGTCGTGGTCTACCCGTAGATACGTCACACAGCAATGTAAATTTGCCGTTGCAAAAAGGGACATCTTCGACACGAAGGCCGGTGATAGCAGTGCGGTAAGCCTGTGTATCCTTGTCGTTTAGTTGATCTgtggccataatttcataatcGATGCCGTCATTGATGTCGTTGATGACCGCGCGCGACAGGGCGTCGGCGACAGTATTATCCTTACCGGAAATATGTTGTATATCCGTTGTGTATTCAGATATGAAATTGAGGTGACGCTGTTGTCGCGCTGACCATGGCTCAGAGACTTTTGTCATAGCAAAAGTGAGGGGTTTGTGATCTGTAAAAACCGTGAAGGGTCGTGCTTCGAGAAAATAACGAAAATGTCGTATTCCTAAGTAAACGGCCAAAAGTTCCTTGTCGAATGCACTGTATTTCGTCTCGGGTTTGCGTAGCTGTCTACTATAAAATGCGATTGGCTTCTAAGATCCATTTAACTTTTGCTCGAGCACACCTCCTAAGGCAACGTCCGAAGCGTCGACTGTGAGGGCAGTTGGTGCGTTTGGTTGTGGATGTATAAGCATAACTGCATTTGCCAGTACTTTCTTAGTTTTTTCAAATGCACATATCATACTGTCAGTCCATTTGGGCAAAACCTTCGACTTCTTGGGCAGGCCGGAAAGTGCTGCGAATAGTGGTTGCATTATTTGGGCAGCTTTGGGCAAAAACCGATGATAGAAATTAACCATGCCAAGAAACTCTTGAAGGCCTTTTACAGATGAAGGGCGAGGGAAATTAGTTATCGCCTTCACTTTATGGGGGAGAGGAAAAGCACCCTCTTTTGTAACAGTATGTCCCAGGAACTCTAATTCGCTTAAACCGAATTTACATTTGGCA is from Styela clava chromosome 9, kaStyClav1.hap1.2, whole genome shotgun sequence and encodes:
- the LOC120339179 gene encoding dual specificity mitogen-activated protein kinase kinase 4-like, whose translation is MNLPLNKSGGRGRPSLNLRFSLPPGNAGVSPGQARITPNFPVPIVRPPVQPILTPENLSSIGKLIIGPSQVYDFTSKDLTDEGEIGRGAFGTVNRMRHNDSGKQMAVKRIRSTVEEKEQRQLLMDLDVVMRSNDCPYIVQFYGALFWEGDCWICMELMSTSLDKFYRFVYKRLNSVIPEEILGKIAVATVEALNYLKETLQIIHRDVKPSNILIDRFGNIKLCDFGISGQLVNSIARTQDAGCKPYMAPERIDTNQSRDGYDVRSDVWSLGITMIELATGKFPYPKWNSVFDQLTQVVKGDPPTLHNSDDRFFSDGFLTFVNTCLIKDTERRPKYGRLIQLPFLIHMVQRQVNLSQYFCSILDNMTEADFRGGSEDT